Part of the Intestinibacillus sp. Marseille-P6563 genome is shown below.
CGACCGGGTCCACCGGGGATGGGTATCGATTCGCCCGTGCCCTGGGGCATACGGTGGTATCCCCTCGCCCGTCGCTGGTGCCGCTGACCGAAAAGGGCGATGTGTGCCAGGAAATGATGGGCCTGTCGCTCAAAAATGTACAGGTCACCGCCTATGAGAACGACAAAAAGATTTTTGAGGACTTCGGAGAAATGCTGTTCACCCATTTCGGGGTATCCGGTCCTCTGATCCTGTCGGCTTCGGCCCATATGCGGCATTTCGGAAGCCGCGAATACCGTCTGGCCATTGACCTCAAGCCCGCGCTCGACGAAAAAACGCTCGACAAGCGCCTGCTCGGGGATTTCGAAAAGCACAAGAACAGCGATTTTATCAATGCGCTGGGCGATTTGCTGCCGCGCAAGATGATTCCCGTGGTCGTGCGGCTATCCGGTATCGATCCCCATGGCAAGGTTCACTCGGTGACCCGTGCGCAGCGGCAATCGCTGGTGCGCTTACTCAAAGCCTTCCCGGTCGCGCTTTCGGGTGCTCGTCCGATTTCCGAGGCCATCGTCACCACCGGCGGGGTATCGGTCAAAGAGGTAAACCCCAAGACCATGGAATCGAAAAAAGTTCAAGGATTATATTTTGCGGGCGAAGTGCTCGATGTGGACGCCTATACGGGCGGCTTTAACTTACAGATTGCGTGGGCAACCGGCAGACTTGCCGGTGTGTCCGCTGCGGATGCTACAAAATAAGGGAGAAACGGTTATGAAACGAATTTCTGTTGCCATTGACGGCCCCTCGGGAGCCGGAAAAAGCACAATCGCACGTGCCGCAGCCAAAACCCTTGGGTTCTTGTATGTGGATACCGGTGCGCTTTACCGGGCCATCGGCCTTGCGGTCTGCCGCCGCGGCTATGACGCCTTTGACCGGCAGGAGGTCATTTCGGTGCTGCCGGATATTCAGGTCGAACTGCGGTATCTGCTGGATATGCAGCGTGTCTACTTAAATGGTGAGGATGTGTCCGAACTCATCCGCACCCCACAGATCGCCCAGTTTGCGTCTCGTGTTTCCTCGGTACAGGAAGTGCGCGATTTTCTGCTGGGCATCCAGCGCGACATGGCGGCCAAAAACAGCGTTGTTATGGATGGGCGTGACATTGGTACGGTCATTTTGCCGCAAGCTGATGTGAAAATCTTTTTGACCGCTTCGGCGGAAAAGCGGGCTGAACGCCGCTGCGCTGAACTGCGCGAAAAGGGCCAGGATGTGGAACTCGGCCAGGTGCTTGCCGATATGGCGCGCCGCGATTCGCTGGACGCCGGCCGAGCCGTCGCTCCCCTGCGTCAGGCGCCCGATGCGGTCCTGCTGGACACCAGCGATTTGACGCTGGAAGAAAGCATTGACGCCGTTCTGCGCATCATTCGCAAAGCGCAGGATGTCTAGGAGGTTTCTATATGGCAAAGTATCATCCCTATTTTCAACATATCGCGCTGCCCTGCGTGTCGGCTGCGCTGCATCTGTATTTTGGTTATAAAGTCATCGGCCGGGAGAACATTCCGGAAGGCGGTTGTGTCATCTGTCCCAACCACTCGGATGTCATCGATCCCCCGCTTGTTGCGGCTGCGATGGGCAACTCACACCGCATCCGCCTGATGGCGAAGAAAGAACTGTTTTCGAGCAAATTTTTCGGCGGACTCATTACCTGGCTGGGGGCGTTCCCGGTCGACCGTGACCGCGCGGATATTACCGCCATCAAGACGGCCTTGCAGGCTGTCAAAGATGGCCGGAAACTGATCATTTTCCCGCAAGGCACACGCGACGCCAAGGAAGGCGATGCCAAGGAAGGTGCCGCGATGCTGGCCCTGAAAACTAAGGCTCCCATCGTGCCGGTCTATGTTACCGAGCACAAGCATTTCCGTACACGAGCTCGTGTCGTATTCGGGAAACCTTTCCTCCCCGACCCCAAAACGCGCGACTATGCGGCGGTTTCCGAAGATATTCTGCGCCGCATCTATGAACTGCGCAAGGAGATCCCCTCATGATGGTGCGGGTTGCCAAGACCGCCGGCTTTTGTTTCGGGGTACGCCGCGCGGTGAATATGGCCGAAGAACTGGCCAAACAACACGATGTGCTGTACTGTTATGGTGAGATCATTCACAACACCCATGAGATCGACCGCTTGGCGGCACAGGGCGTGCGCACCGCCCTCACGATCGATGAAATCCCGGATGGTGCCCATGTGCTCATCCGCGCCCACGGCGTGCCGCAATCGGTCTATCAGGCGTTTGCCGCCAAGGGCTGCCAGGTATCGGATGCGACCTGTCCATTTGTTGCCAAAATCCACCGGATCGTTGCGGAAGAATATTCCGCTGGACGGAAAATTATTATTTTAGGCAGCGCGGGACATCCGGAAATTGTCGGCATTGCCGGATGGTGCCAGGAAGCCATGGTCTTTGAAACTCCAGAAGAACTTACTGCGGCATTTTCCGAAGGAAAGCTTGCTTCGGATGATCCTCTGAGCGTGGTTGGCCAAACCACCCTGAATCGGGCGCTTTGGGATATTTCTGTGAAAATTCTGAAAAAAAGGTGTACAAACTGCAAAATATTTGATACAATATGTAATGCGACGGACGAGCGCCAAGCGGAGGCTCGTCTTCTTGCCGGAGAATCGGGATGCATGATTGTGATTGGGGATAAAAAGAGCTCGAACACAAAGAGGCTCTATGAAATCAGCAAAACTCTCTGCCCACATGTGTTCTACATCGAAGATGCGGCCGAATTGAAGGCAGATGAGATTACCCGGTTCGGACACCACGCGGTGGGGATTACCGCAGGTGCTTCCACCCCGGCATGGATTATTAAGGAGGTCAGTAACATGATGAGCGAAGAAATGAAAATTGAAACTGGTGAGGATTTCGCCGCAATGCTGGAGGAATCCCTCAAGTCTATAAAGAATGGAGAAAAAGTAACTGGTACCGTTATCGCTGTTTCGCCGACCGAAGTTCAGGTTGACCTGGGCGCAAAGCAGACGGCATACATCCCGATCGACGAACTGTCCGACGACCCGTCCTACAAGGTTGAAGAGAACATTCATCCGGGCGATGAGATCGAAGCAGTTGTTGTTCGCGTAAACGACGGCGAAGGCCTGATTTCGCTTTCCAAGAAGCGTGTCGATCAGCTCAAGGGCTGGGAGACCATCGAGGCTGCCAAGGAAGAACACACCATCGTAGAAGGTGTTATCGTAGAAGAAAACCGCGGCGGTGTGGTTGCAACTGCATTTGGCGTACGTGTATTCATCCCAGCTTCCCAGACCGGCGTTCCGAAGGATGAGTCCATGGCTAAGCTGGTAAAGACCAAGCAGTCCTTCTATATCACCGAGATCAACCGTCAGCGCAAGCGCGTGGTTGGTTCTATCCGTGCGGTTCAGCAGGAAGCTCGCAAGGCAGCTGCTGAGAAGATCTGGGAGACCATCGAAGTTGGCAACGAGTACGAAGGCACTGTTAAGAGCCTGACCTCTTACGGCGCATTCGTTGACATCGGCGGCGTAGACGGCATGATCCACATCTCCGAACTGTCCTGGGGCCGCATCAAGCATCCGTCTGAGGTTGTTTCGATTGGCGACACCGTAAAGGTTTACGTCATCGGCCTGGACAAGGAGAACAAGAAGATCTCCCTGGGTTACAAGCGCGAAGAGGACAATCCGTGGAACATCTTCACCTCGCAGTATGCTGTTGGTGATACCGCAAAGGTTAAGATCCTGAAGTTTATGCCGTTTGGTGCATTTGCAGAGATCGTTCCGGGCGTTGACGGCCTGATCCACATCTCGCAGATCGCTGACCATCGCATTGCAAAGGCAGACGAGACCCTGTCGGTTGGTGAAGAAGTCGATGCAAAGATTATCGACATCAACGACGAAAAGAAGAAGGTTTCCCTGTCCATCCGTGCTCTGCTGACTGGCGAGGGCGACGAGGAATAATTCTTTCCCTGAAATGCAAAACAGCGCAGGTTATAAAACCTGCGCTGTTTTTTTATCCCCGTGTGCCCTTATTAGGACACACGGGGATTCCGTTTTATTTTGTGCACACTTTATAAAGCTGGATGACAACGGTCGGCAAAACTGCCAGAGCGGCTACGATTCCAAGCCATTGTACCGAACCTTCGGCCACTTGGAACAGACCATTCAGTCCGGGGATGAACAACACCGCAGCCAACAGCAAGACCCCTGCCCCAAACGCGAGCAGGCTGGCAGGATTGCTGCGCAAACCAAGCTGGAATACCGACTTCTCTCCCCGGCAGTTAAAGCCATGGAACAGCCGCGCCAGCGTCAGGGTCGCAAAGGCTAATGTCATTGCCATATTTGCGCCCCCACCTCTCAGGCCGATGAAATAGGCTCCCATGGTTACGCTGGCAATCAAAATACCGTACACCAAAATCCGTCGTAGTAGACTCGGTGTTAAAATGGGCTCCTTGGGATCGCGTGGCTTATTTCCCAGAAGGTCGCCGGTAGCCGGTTCCATGCCAATTGCAATGGCCGGCAGCGAATCGGTCAACAGGTTAATAAACAACAGGTGCACCGGCGCAAAGGGTGCCGGAAGCGCCAAAATTGAGGTCAGCAGTACGCACAGGATGCCCGCCATGTTGCCGGACAGAAGGAAATTGATCGCATTTTTGATGTTGGTATAGACCCCGCGGCCATTGACGACCGCGCCGACGATCGTTGCAAAATTATCATCGGTTAGGATCATAGATGCTGCGTCCTTGGAAACCTCGGTGCCGGTAATGCCCATGGCAACGCCGATATCGGCTGCCTTGAGGGCAGGCGCATCGTTGACGCCGTCGCCAGTCATGGAAACAATCTTCCCGCGCCGCTGCCATGCCTGCACAATGCGAATCTTATGCTCGGGCGATACACGGGCATATACGGCGATATGCTCTAACTTTTCATCCAGTTCGGCGTCGGTCATTGCGTCCAGCTCGACGCCCGCGACTGCGGTATCCCCTTCCTCCAAAATGCCGATCTGCCGGGCAATGGCAGACGCGGTAATCTTATGGTCGCCTGTAATCATAATCGTTCGAATGCCGCCCCGCTTGGCGTCTGCGACGGCCTGAATCGCTTCGGGCCGCGGCGGGTCGATCATGGAGATGAGTCCCAGGAAAGTAAATCCCGATTCGTCTTCCAAGGTCAGCGGCCGAACTTCCGGCAAGGTCTTGCAGGCAAAGGCCAGCACCCGCAAGCCTTCTTGGGAAAGCTGCAAATTGATTTGCTCAATTTGGGCCCGCCATTTTTCGGTCATGGGTTCGGGTCCGCGGGAGGTCATCACGTAATGTGACCGGTCCAGCAGCACGTCCATGGCACCTTTGGTATACAGCGTCGGCGTTCCGTCAATTTCATGGAGCGTGCTCATGAGCTTGCGGTCGGAATCAAAAGCCAACTCTTGCAGCCGGGGATGCTGCGCCCGGTAGGCGTTTTCCTCCACACCCAGACGGTCGCCGATCATAACCAGCGCGATCTCGGTCGGATCGCCAATGGCGGCGCCGGTCTGCTCGTCGGTGGTCGCATCGCTGGCCAACAGCGCTGCTTTGAGCAGCAATCGCTGCACATCGTTGGCCAAGTTCAGATGTTCCTGGTCGAGCAGCTCCCCATCGGCATAGATCTTTTGCGGGGTCATTTTGTTTTGGGTCAGGGTGCCGGTCTTATCCGAACAGATGACCGACACTGCGCCCAACGTTTCGACGGCTTTCAGTTCTTTGATGATGGCATGCTGGCGGGCCATTTTTTGCGTTCCCATGGCCTGCACGATGGTCACAATCGAGCTGAGCGCTTCCGGGATGGCGGCCACAGCCAGCGCAACCGCAAACATCATGGAATCCAAAACCGCCGGCATGGTGATCTCTCCTGCATGATACAGGGTCAGGGCAAACACGCCCACACAAATCACCAAAATAATTGCAGCCAAGCGGCGACTGAAGTCATCCAAACTCTGCTGAAGCGGCGTCTTTCGCTGCTGGGTCTGGTTCATCAGCGCTGCGACTTTGCCGAGTTCGGTCTGCATGCCGGTCGCCGTTACCACAACCACAGCCCGGCCATACGTGACCAGCGAACCGGAAAACACCATATTGCGCCGGTCCCCCAATGCGACTTGGTCCCCGGCAATCACATCCTGTGTTTTTTCCACGCTTTCGCTCTCACCGGTCAGCGCACTTTCATTGACCTTGAGCGAAAAATTTTCCAAAATCCGGCCATCGGCAACGACCAAGTCCCCGGCTTCCAGTTCGACAATGTCGCCGGGTACCACCTGCGCCGAAGGGATCACCTGGCGCACGCCTTGCCGGATCACCTTGGCGCTGGGGGCTGACATGGACTTCAAACCTTGCAGCGACTTCTCAGCTTTGCAGTGCTGCACGGTGCCCAAGACTGCGTTGAGCAGCAGCACGGCAAAAATTACGATCGTACTCTCTACATTGCCGGATACCATGGAAATCAGGGCCGCTGCCAGCAAGATGATAACCAGTAGGTCTTTGAACTGCTCCAAAAAGACCTGGACAATCGATTTTTTCTTGCCTTCTTGCAGTTCATTGGGGCCATATTTCTGGATGCGCTCGGCCGCTTGCGCGGCATCCAGGCCCGTCCGAGAACTTTGCATCTGCTGCAAAGTTTGGTCGGTAGTCTGTCGATAAAAAAATGATTCCATCGCGTTTCCCCTTCTTTTTTGTTTTATTATACGCTGCCGTATCAGGAATCAAACGCGGCATAAAAAAAGACTTTTGTGAAACGTCCTGCCTCTAACAGGACGTTTTCACAAAAGTCTTGTAACCGCTTTGCATCGGCGATCGCTACCAGATCACAAATGGATCGGGATGTTGATAGCAATCCTTCGAACTACTCCCTCTTGGAAACGTGTTTCCATTATATCCTTTCTGTTCCTAGTTGTCAACGGCTTTTTTCCATCTTCTATTCTGTATCTGCCACGCATATCCTTCCTTTGGGGAGGTGGTATCGGATGCGGCGGATCAACTGGCGTGCCTGGCTGATTCTTTTGCTCCTGTGCAGCTTGGGATGCACCTGGATTTTTTTGCGTCTGCTGCGTCCCATTGTGCTGGAATATGCACAAAATCTGGTGCAGCAAACCGCCTCCTACGCCATTCACGATACGCTGACCGATGTAATTTATCAAAACCGCGCCCAATACGAAGATCTGGTCACGCTGGAGCGGGACAACGAAAATCAGGTCACGGCACTGAAAACCGACACCATCTTGGCCGATTATCTCAAGGTGCAGCTTTCCCGCGCAGCGTATGACGCGCTCAATACTCTCGAACAGGGCGGAGTGGACATCCCGCTCGGGTCGGTCTTCTTCCCCACTCTCTTTGCCGGGCGCGGGCCTACTATTCATGTCGGTGTGGCCTCGCTGGGATATGCAGACGCTGATTTTATCAGCGCCTTTACCTCGGCCGGCATCAACCAGACCCGCCATCAGATTTTGCTTGAAATCCAGGCTGACGCGCGGCTGATGACCGCCATGGGCGGCTGTGATGTCAGCATTACCAACCGCATGACAGTTACCGATACGGTCATTGTCGGCACGGTGCCGGATTCTTATACCTACATCGACGACACCGAACAAAGCCTACTTGGCAAAATCAACGATTACGCCGAATAAAACCCAAAGGCGCCCTCCCTATGGAAGGGCGCTTTTCTTATGCGGTCTGCACGTCCCTGCGGCGCATCCAGCTGATCCCGCATGCGCAGGCCAACAGGAAATAAAACAGCGACATACACACAAAGAGTCCCGCGCTGCATTGCATGGGCTCGGTTGGGTTGTGCGAACACATAGATAGCGGCAGCAGGGAAAAAGGAAAGTATACGCCAAATCCTTTGACCAGCACTGCAATCCCCAGGAAGCCGCCGCCAATGCCGCAGGCGACCGGTACCGCAAACGACCGTATGACGAGTGCCACACAGAGCAGCACCGCCGTCTGTACGATCAGACTACACCAGCCGCGCACCAGCCAAAACACCAGCGCGAGCGGGATTGGCGCTGTGAGCCCCGCAACCTTGCCCGACAGCACAAACAGGATGCCGATGAACAGCTGGGTCAAGCCGGTCAGCATGGATACTACGATGATCTTACTCATCCAAATCTGCGCCCGGGACACTGGCATGGTCATCACTAAGTTCCAGTTGCGGTTCAAATGCTCCAACCGGCAGACATAGGCACAGTATACCCCCGTGAGAGCGGGCGCAAAGAGCGTGCAGTAAAACAGCGCATGCTGGGTCCAGAGCGAATACCACTGGTCCTGCAAAATCGACAGGTTGCCCAGATAATTGGCGGTGCCAAATCCCGCAGATAGCAGCGGCAAAAACAGCATGGCCAGCCAGATACACGAACGCCGCAGCTTCATTATTTCGGCTCGAATGGAACGCATCATATCCCCTCACACCTCCTTGCGCACAAACATCCAGCGTCCAATCGCATACAGCAGGACAAAGATAACGACGATGCACAGCATCCCCTGCC
Proteins encoded:
- a CDS encoding NAD(P)/FAD-dependent oxidoreductase; translation: MSTPTIAVIGGGAAGLMAAGFAAQNGASVLLFETNAKVGRKIYITGKGRCNVTNNCDVPQVLANVPVNPRFLYSALGQFSPRDVMAFFEAHGVPLKTERGNRVFPVSDRAADIVDALFAFVKKQGVQILFHSVQQILTENGAVQGVVADGKTYAADRVIVATGGASYPATGSTGDGYRFARALGHTVVSPRPSLVPLTEKGDVCQEMMGLSLKNVQVTAYENDKKIFEDFGEMLFTHFGVSGPLILSASAHMRHFGSREYRLAIDLKPALDEKTLDKRLLGDFEKHKNSDFINALGDLLPRKMIPVVVRLSGIDPHGKVHSVTRAQRQSLVRLLKAFPVALSGARPISEAIVTTGGVSVKEVNPKTMESKKVQGLYFAGEVLDVDAYTGGFNLQIAWATGRLAGVSAADATK
- the cmk gene encoding (d)CMP kinase; the encoded protein is MKRISVAIDGPSGAGKSTIARAAAKTLGFLYVDTGALYRAIGLAVCRRGYDAFDRQEVISVLPDIQVELRYLLDMQRVYLNGEDVSELIRTPQIAQFASRVSSVQEVRDFLLGIQRDMAAKNSVVMDGRDIGTVILPQADVKIFLTASAEKRAERRCAELREKGQDVELGQVLADMARRDSLDAGRAVAPLRQAPDAVLLDTSDLTLEESIDAVLRIIRKAQDV
- a CDS encoding lysophospholipid acyltransferase family protein; the encoded protein is MAKYHPYFQHIALPCVSAALHLYFGYKVIGRENIPEGGCVICPNHSDVIDPPLVAAAMGNSHRIRLMAKKELFSSKFFGGLITWLGAFPVDRDRADITAIKTALQAVKDGRKLIIFPQGTRDAKEGDAKEGAAMLALKTKAPIVPVYVTEHKHFRTRARVVFGKPFLPDPKTRDYAAVSEDILRRIYELRKEIPS
- a CDS encoding bifunctional 4-hydroxy-3-methylbut-2-enyl diphosphate reductase/30S ribosomal protein S1: MMVRVAKTAGFCFGVRRAVNMAEELAKQHDVLYCYGEIIHNTHEIDRLAAQGVRTALTIDEIPDGAHVLIRAHGVPQSVYQAFAAKGCQVSDATCPFVAKIHRIVAEEYSAGRKIIILGSAGHPEIVGIAGWCQEAMVFETPEELTAAFSEGKLASDDPLSVVGQTTLNRALWDISVKILKKRCTNCKIFDTICNATDERQAEARLLAGESGCMIVIGDKKSSNTKRLYEISKTLCPHVFYIEDAAELKADEITRFGHHAVGITAGASTPAWIIKEVSNMMSEEMKIETGEDFAAMLEESLKSIKNGEKVTGTVIAVSPTEVQVDLGAKQTAYIPIDELSDDPSYKVEENIHPGDEIEAVVVRVNDGEGLISLSKKRVDQLKGWETIEAAKEEHTIVEGVIVEENRGGVVATAFGVRVFIPASQTGVPKDESMAKLVKTKQSFYITEINRQRKRVVGSIRAVQQEARKAAAEKIWETIEVGNEYEGTVKSLTSYGAFVDIGGVDGMIHISELSWGRIKHPSEVVSIGDTVKVYVIGLDKENKKISLGYKREEDNPWNIFTSQYAVGDTAKVKILKFMPFGAFAEIVPGVDGLIHISQIADHRIAKADETLSVGEEVDAKIIDINDEKKKVSLSIRALLTGEGDEE
- a CDS encoding cation-translocating P-type ATPase; translated protein: MESFFYRQTTDQTLQQMQSSRTGLDAAQAAERIQKYGPNELQEGKKKSIVQVFLEQFKDLLVIILLAAALISMVSGNVESTIVIFAVLLLNAVLGTVQHCKAEKSLQGLKSMSAPSAKVIRQGVRQVIPSAQVVPGDIVELEAGDLVVADGRILENFSLKVNESALTGESESVEKTQDVIAGDQVALGDRRNMVFSGSLVTYGRAVVVVTATGMQTELGKVAALMNQTQQRKTPLQQSLDDFSRRLAAIILVICVGVFALTLYHAGEITMPAVLDSMMFAVALAVAAIPEALSSIVTIVQAMGTQKMARQHAIIKELKAVETLGAVSVICSDKTGTLTQNKMTPQKIYADGELLDQEHLNLANDVQRLLLKAALLASDATTDEQTGAAIGDPTEIALVMIGDRLGVEENAYRAQHPRLQELAFDSDRKLMSTLHEIDGTPTLYTKGAMDVLLDRSHYVMTSRGPEPMTEKWRAQIEQINLQLSQEGLRVLAFACKTLPEVRPLTLEDESGFTFLGLISMIDPPRPEAIQAVADAKRGGIRTIMITGDHKITASAIARQIGILEEGDTAVAGVELDAMTDAELDEKLEHIAVYARVSPEHKIRIVQAWQRRGKIVSMTGDGVNDAPALKAADIGVAMGITGTEVSKDAASMILTDDNFATIVGAVVNGRGVYTNIKNAINFLLSGNMAGILCVLLTSILALPAPFAPVHLLFINLLTDSLPAIAIGMEPATGDLLGNKPRDPKEPILTPSLLRRILVYGILIASVTMGAYFIGLRGGGANMAMTLAFATLTLARLFHGFNCRGEKSVFQLGLRSNPASLLAFGAGVLLLAAVLFIPGLNGLFQVAEGSVQWLGIVAALAVLPTVVIQLYKVCTK
- the yunB gene encoding sporulation protein YunB, producing MRRINWRAWLILLLLCSLGCTWIFLRLLRPIVLEYAQNLVQQTASYAIHDTLTDVIYQNRAQYEDLVTLERDNENQVTALKTDTILADYLKVQLSRAAYDALNTLEQGGVDIPLGSVFFPTLFAGRGPTIHVGVASLGYADADFISAFTSAGINQTRHQILLEIQADARLMTAMGGCDVSITNRMTVTDTVIVGTVPDSYTYIDDTEQSLLGKINDYAE
- a CDS encoding ABC transporter permease, which encodes MMRSIRAEIMKLRRSCIWLAMLFLPLLSAGFGTANYLGNLSILQDQWYSLWTQHALFYCTLFAPALTGVYCAYVCRLEHLNRNWNLVMTMPVSRAQIWMSKIIVVSMLTGLTQLFIGILFVLSGKVAGLTAPIPLALVFWLVRGWCSLIVQTAVLLCVALVIRSFAVPVACGIGGGFLGIAVLVKGFGVYFPFSLLPLSMCSHNPTEPMQCSAGLFVCMSLFYFLLACACGISWMRRRDVQTA